CCAGATGCCTGTGATACACCAGTGGAAGATCTCCTCAAGGATCTCTACATTGAAAATCAAGCACTAGAGCTCAACTCTTCCTTCCAGCCAATGGAGGGGGGTAACCAGTACATAAGCAATTACATGAGGTCCAATAGTCAGAATTCCTCTGCCTCTGGTGTCAACTCTCCATCTCAGAAGAGACCACCAGAATGTCCAAGTCTTCATAAGCCCTGGTGGAGAAATGACAAGATGAAGGGAAAGTTTACTAAACTGAGTCCAGCAGGTCAGTCCAAATACACATCTTGGGATAATGACACGTATGTAAATCCTGCCAATGACTTTATACCTCTGAGTGTCAAAGCTCCAGTGTACTATTCGGGTAACCAACCGCTTCCGAAGGAGTGCGGCTTCCAGAGCGGCAGCGCACACAGGAAGCCTTACAGTCCCGAAAACTTCAACATCTCAAATGTTGGCAACTTTGATTATCGAGAGACTTATCAGGAACCTTATGCAAAGCCTCCTGTTCCTGGAGTCCCTGCAAATGAAGGATTTCACCAGCGATGGTTAGAAACGGAGACAGTAAGGAACCAGAAACCAGTGACAAGCCCGTTATCATCACCTGCAGGCTCCACAATGTCTGATGGATCTCCAACGCACCACCCCGGATATTTCCCTGGTTTACCTCCTCCCAAGAAAGAGGGACCTCTGAACAGCTTGTCTTACCAAGAAATCCGCAGCAAGTCTTTCAGTCATGTCTCTCCTAGTAAGGAGGGGATGTATCGTAACACACCACCAAGTTACCCACCCAACTGGTCCCCACCCCAAACGTCTGCACCAGGCCACCCTGACCGACATACCAAGATATCCAAGAAATCTGGCCAACCCAGTAACGGTAATACCGAGAGACGGGGAAGAAGAAGCTGGAGCACCCAGCATACAAAACAGACCTCACCACCCTACAACGGATTCCAGAGAAAGCAAGATCCTAATGTGGGAAACGTGTCCGACTTCATCAATGCCTCCTTCCTGCCGTCCTTCTCATTAATGGCCGACCTCAAGCAAAACCAGAACTTTCCCTTTAACCCCCAAGCATTTTCTCCTCCGACCAAtctcccttttcctcctccttttccattcTCTGACCTCATTGATCTGTTTCACTATGAAGATTTGAGTCCCGTTCCTCCCTTCATCAGTGACTTCTTCTGCAGTGACGTTCCTCCTCCATTTTTTCCCTTCCCAGCTCCTTCCAGCAGGTATCGGCCATCAAGGAATCGCAGCGGCCCCGCAAATGAGCTACATGTGCAGCTGGAGGAATGCTGCGAGCAGTGGAGGGCGCTAGAGAAGGAAAGGAAAAAGGTAATGAGgttattagaaacatagaatgtgtcggcagataagaaccatttggcccatctagtctgcccaatatatctgaatcctatgaatagtccctggccctatcttatatgaaggatagccttatgcctatcccatgcatgcttaaactccttcactgtatttgccgctaccacttctgcaggaaggctattccatgcatccactactctctcagtaaagtaatacttccttatattacttttaaacctttgcccctctaatttaaaactgtgtcctcttgtggtagtttt
This sequence is a window from Bufo gargarizans isolate SCDJY-AF-19 chromosome 5, ASM1485885v1, whole genome shotgun sequence. Protein-coding genes within it:
- the LOC122938172 gene encoding uncharacterized protein LOC122938172; its protein translation is MIQRMDNPLLSQFMKEVPSAASAPQSKFYSSWSVCEDDAGAPSILRCADQSAPLPFPGPESCSNVIGQEVDSLDVVTDWDSLSRLFPPLWAAADHQDLSEYFPGIIPGSADVPGALSPPLYEENGRKLPDMESLQRGFEDLGLLDSWVSSPDACDTPVEDLLKDLYIENQALELNSSFQPMEGGNQYISNYMRSNSQNSSASGVNSPSQKRPPECPSLHKPWWRNDKMKGKFTKLSPAGQSKYTSWDNDTYVNPANDFIPLSVKAPVYYSGNQPLPKECGFQSGSAHRKPYSPENFNISNVGNFDYRETYQEPYAKPPVPGVPANEGFHQRWLETETVRNQKPVTSPLSSPAGSTMSDGSPTHHPGYFPGLPPPKKEGPLNSLSYQEIRSKSFSHVSPSKEGMYRNTPPSYPPNWSPPQTSAPGHPDRHTKISKKSGQPSNGNTERRGRRSWSTQHTKQTSPPYNGFQRKQDPNVGNVSDFINASFLPSFSLMADLKQNQNFPFNPQAFSPPTNLPFPPPFPFSDLIDLFHYEDLSPVPPFISDFFCSDVPPPFFPFPAPSSRYRPSRNRSGPANELHVQLEECCEQWRALEKERKKTEAELTTKFPGSRISSSYSPTVPRLPANPSRVDRLVVDQFREQARAVSLVKIMERIRGETLHVNINIALEHHLEAIHLTQARRKDEIINAANRQKQGVPRYNNERDVLALAAAIKEMVVSTRKARTALWCALQMTLPKSSSGVTVKQEDIERALQELCPTRPLTVEVEPHADVVFGSEREGSTIR